A portion of the Roseovarius sp. SCSIO 43702 genome contains these proteins:
- a CDS encoding PepSY domain-containing protein → MIRAFHRWPGLIALALVTILSLSGAALSVFPAAERIVSPQVETGLTVATLADRIQAVYPGVEQIRRSPSGRITAYWFDQGTPGAAVIDPATGQGVASADPNRTLRWLTNLHRSLFLGDGGRIAMATGALAMLVLSLSGAALVARRTGGWRHWVAPLRGPLAGRLHVEIARIAVIGLILSSTTALWMTASTFDLLPDGGAAPAFPTEVSGETGFAPDWMPTLQQMHVAELRELSFPYPGDATDAFRLKTDRGTGYLDQGNGALLAWEGLTGWERVSETIYMLHTGQGEATLGLVLGLMALGVPAMGATGVLVWIAGRRARPRIRGNQPAGGAETILLVGSEGGSTWGFAATLHAALSQSGQSVHVGPMSGFAPERYAKAERIILLAATYGDGAAPASAKGFLDRLQALDRAPEIPLAVLGFGDRSFPAYCAFAKAVMTQARAKGWPELMPLGTIDRQSPQDFARWSRALSEALGIPLELSHQPVLPKTETLTLLSRRDYGAEVQAPTGILRFALPRATLWQRLTGQGFSRFTAGDLIGVLPEGSQMPRLYSLASCRRDGFIEIVVRKHPGGLCSGQLTTLEPGVTVTAFLRRNPGFRVGRGRAPLILIGAGTGIGPLAGFVRGNARQRPIHLFFGMRHPESDFFYGEEFPGWQEEGRLTRLVTAVSRGERPHFVQDALRGEATQVADLIRDGARVMVCGGRDMAAGVADALAEILAPTGLTPAVLKAEGRYVEDVY, encoded by the coding sequence ATGATCCGCGCATTTCATCGCTGGCCAGGGCTTATCGCCTTGGCTCTCGTGACCATCCTGAGCTTGAGCGGCGCGGCGCTGTCGGTCTTCCCTGCGGCCGAGCGTATCGTCTCGCCGCAGGTGGAGACCGGTCTGACCGTCGCCACCCTCGCGGACCGCATCCAGGCGGTCTATCCGGGGGTCGAGCAGATCCGCCGGTCGCCATCGGGCCGGATCACCGCCTATTGGTTCGACCAGGGCACGCCCGGCGCCGCAGTGATCGACCCGGCGACGGGTCAGGGTGTGGCCTCGGCCGACCCGAACCGGACCCTCCGCTGGCTCACCAACCTGCATCGCTCGCTGTTTCTCGGAGATGGCGGTCGCATTGCCATGGCGACGGGGGCTTTGGCGATGCTGGTCCTGTCGCTGTCCGGTGCGGCGCTGGTCGCGCGGCGGACGGGCGGCTGGCGGCATTGGGTCGCGCCTCTGCGGGGGCCGCTTGCCGGTCGGCTGCACGTCGAGATTGCACGGATTGCGGTGATCGGCCTCATCCTGTCGTCGACCACGGCTTTGTGGATGACGGCCTCGACTTTCGATCTTCTCCCCGATGGCGGCGCAGCGCCAGCCTTCCCGACCGAGGTGAGCGGTGAAACGGGGTTTGCCCCTGATTGGATGCCGACGTTGCAACAGATGCACGTCGCCGAGCTGCGCGAGTTGAGCTTCCCCTATCCCGGCGATGCGACGGACGCCTTCAGGCTGAAGACCGACCGGGGGACCGGATATCTCGATCAGGGCAACGGAGCGCTTCTGGCCTGGGAGGGCCTCACCGGGTGGGAGCGGGTCTCGGAAACCATCTACATGCTGCACACCGGACAGGGCGAGGCGACGCTGGGGCTGGTGCTCGGGCTGATGGCGCTGGGCGTGCCCGCCATGGGGGCAACCGGCGTTCTGGTCTGGATTGCGGGGCGGCGCGCACGGCCCCGCATCCGGGGCAATCAGCCAGCGGGCGGGGCCGAGACGATCCTGCTTGTCGGCAGCGAGGGCGGCAGCACATGGGGCTTCGCCGCGACGCTGCACGCCGCGCTGTCGCAGTCCGGGCAGAGCGTGCATGTGGGGCCGATGTCGGGCTTCGCTCCTGAGCGCTATGCAAAAGCCGAGCGGATCATCCTGCTCGCCGCGACCTATGGCGACGGCGCGGCACCGGCCTCGGCCAAGGGGTTTCTCGACCGGCTTCAAGCCCTCGACCGCGCGCCTGAAATTCCTCTGGCCGTGCTCGGCTTCGGGGACCGCAGCTTCCCTGCCTATTGCGCGTTCGCCAAGGCTGTGATGACCCAGGCGCGGGCGAAGGGCTGGCCCGAACTCATGCCGCTCGGCACGATCGACCGCCAGTCGCCGCAGGATTTCGCGCGGTGGAGCCGCGCGCTGAGTGAGGCGCTTGGGATCCCCTTGGAATTGTCGCACCAGCCCGTTCTGCCGAAGACCGAGACGTTGACCCTCTTGTCGCGCCGGGACTACGGCGCCGAGGTCCAGGCCCCGACCGGGATCCTGCGCTTTGCCCTGCCGCGCGCCACGCTCTGGCAGCGACTGACCGGGCAAGGCTTCTCGCGCTTCACCGCCGGCGACCTGATCGGTGTTCTGCCGGAGGGCAGCCAGATGCCGCGGCTCTACTCGCTTGCCTCGTGCCGGCGCGACGGGTTCATCGAGATCGTGGTGAGGAAGCATCCGGGCGGCCTGTGCTCGGGGCAACTGACCACACTGGAACCCGGCGTTACGGTGACCGCCTTCCTCCGTCGCAACCCCGGTTTCCGGGTCGGACGGGGCCGCGCGCCGCTGATCCTGATCGGCGCGGGAACGGGAATCGGGCCACTTGCGGGGTTCGTGCGCGGCAACGCGCGCCAGCGGCCGATCCATCTGTTCTTCGGAATGCGTCATCCGGAGAGCGACTTCTTCTACGGGGAGGAATTTCCCGGCTGGCAGGAAGAAGGGCGTTTGACCCGGCTGGTCACGGCCGTCTCGCGCGGGGAGCGGCCGCACTTCGTGCAGGATGCTCTGCGGGGCGAGGCCACTCAGGTCGCCGACCTGATTCGCGACGGCGCCCGCGTGATGGTCTGCGGTGGGCGCGACATGGCGGCGGGCGTGGCCGATGCGTTGGCCGAAATCCTCGCGCCGACCGGGCTCACTCCTGCGGTGCTGAAGGCGGAGGGGCGGTATGTCGAAGATGTCTATTGA